In the Sulfobacillus thermosulfidooxidans DSM 9293 genome, CAAGGTGCCTGGCTTCTTAGATGAACCAGATATTCCTTCAGATAGCCGAACCGAAACCTATATTGCCATGCGTCTTCTCATCGATAATTGGCGTTGGGCCGGAGTCCCCTTCTATTTACGCACTGGAAAACGGCTCGCCAAACGCGCCACAGAAATTGCCATTCAGTTTAAAAAGGCGCCCCACCGGTTCTTTAGTCAGACTGCTACACCAGATTTAGAACCCAACTTACTCACCTTGAAAATTCAACCCGACGAAGGCATTGCTCTCCGTTTTGGTGCCAAAGTGCCAGGACCGATTGTGCGTATTCGCACTGTCAACATGGATTTTCTTTATGGAACATCGTTTGCCGACCAGGCTCCAGAAGCCTATGAGCGTCTGTTGCTCGATGCGATGATTGGGGACTCCACCTTGTTCACCCGAAAAGATGAAGTCGAAGCCGCGTGGACCCTCGTCAATTCGATTCTTAACGGCTGGGCCCGCGCTAAAGGTCCAATCCCGACCTATGAGGCCGGGACATGGGGGCCTCCCGAGGCTGACGAATTGATCGCGCGCGACGGATTTCGTTGGCGTCGACCGTAAAATTTTCAATGTGGGGGAATTCTTGTGGAGAGTCAAACACTGCACTGGGATCATCCAAATATCAAAGGTCCTGAGCTTCTGGAACTGTTGCGCACCTCCGTCCCGCAATCACTAGGGGGCGTAATTCCGGTGACAGCGACCGTTCTGACCTTGGGACTCTATGTGAAGGGAATCCCAACCACGGACTGGATAGGCTTTGCCGGCAAAATTGCCCGGGTACATCCCGCACGGGTTTTAATTATTAATCCTATATCTGCGGACGGAGATGACACTTCTACCCAAGTAGACGCTCAACTTTCCGCCACCATTACCTACCGCAGACCCAATGATCCGCCGATTTTATTCTCAGAGTGTGTGCAGATGAATCTGAAAGGAGGCTTGGCTAATCACTGGATTGATCTGGTGCAGTCGTTGATTAAATCAGATCTCCCAGCCTATCTCTTGTGGCTCGGGGTTCCTCCCCTGCCCGGATTTCGTTGGGATCTTTTGAGTACTGGGTTTACGCATTTGGTGATTGATACAGAGCAGACGGGTCTTGGTCCATGGAAAACGGCGATTCTCACGGGAAAACCGCTAGGAATGGTCGTGGATGATCTTTATTGGCAACGCCTGGGTTTATGGCGTGCCCATTGGGCTAACTTGACCGATTATCCCGAAGGGCTACGGACCCTAACACATCCGGACAAAATTGTGATTGAGTGGCCTGTGTCCAAGTCTACGGGTTGGCGCTTATTAGTGGGATGGCTCATGGATCGGCTGCATTGGCAGGTTGTCGATGTTGAACCTACTTATATGACTATAACAACCGAGCATGGACAAATCATTCCGATCGAAATCCATAACGCGGATGATCCGGCCTTTTCTTTTTACCATGGCCCATATATCCTATCTTCGCAAGAAGTCGAGGATGAACTGCAATCAAAGCTCCATCAAGGTTCGGAAGTGTTATATGAAATGGTCGATCCCTGTAATATTGCCGATCCGGTTACAGACGTGGTCAAGTTGCTCAACCGCGGTCACGACCAATTATTCGATCAAGCCTTGACAGCATTAATTCTCAATGAACGGGTATAGACTATTTCCATCATGTGCACGCCATAATGATAACGGGTAATTTGTTAAAGGGAGACTAGATTACGATGCCACGAGGCCATATCCATATTTCCCCTTCTCTTGAGGACGTTGTCGACAATCTGACGCATTGGCTCATTGAAGAAGCACACAATGCTATTCAAGATCACGGGCATTTTCGTCTTGCCCTATCAGGAGGCAGCACGCCTAAAGCACTCTATTCGTATCTCGCTCAGGAACCGTATCAAAGCCAAATCGATTGGTCACGGACCGAAATCTTCTTTAGCGATGAGCGCGATGTTCCCCCGACTCATCCAGATAGTAATTATCAAATGGCTAATAAGGCTTTATTAGCCCGTCTCAAAACCCCACCATGGGCTATCCACCGCTGGTATACAGAATACTCGCCGCCCTTAGCCTTAGCAGATTACCGTGCCCATCTCACGGCGAATGGCACAGCATCCTATCCCCCGTCATTAGATGTGATCTTGCTCGGGCTCGGACCAGAAGGACACACGGCTTCGTTGTTTCCCGATCAACCTGTCCTTCAAAGCCACGATATTGTCGCGCATGTTTTTGTGCCAAGCCACCACTCGTGGCGTTATACCTTTACCCTGCCGCTTATTAACCACGCACATCAGATCGCGTTTTTAGTGACAGGAGAAAGCAAACAGGCGATTATTTCCGAACTCTTTTTGGAACACTGTGATGTTCCGGCGGCACGCGTAAACCCGGTTCATGGTGAACTGCACTGGTTTCTTGATAAGGCCAGTGCTAAAGCGATATCCCAGTCTTAAACAGATATCGGGTTCTCGTAATCCGGGTCTTGGTGCCTAATTGATTTGACCTACAGCACTCTTTTTGGGAATAAAGAGCGCGCATAACGGAGACGTCGTTCATATTCCTGGTCGTTCGGTACGACGGCCCAGCGCACCAGGGAGAGATTGCTCGCTACCAACGGAGAAAAGGGAAATGGCTCCGATTGCGCCACTTTTCGCGAGTCTACAAAACGAAGGAATAAGCATCCCACAGTATTCTTGGGTGGCAAAGAAATTTGGATCATTTCCTGATCAATATGTTCGAAGTGCATAAGCCACCGCCTTAATCCCCTGGATTCCATAGCTGGAAACTCCCCTAAGCAACCATATGAATCCAGGACACCTCTTTCTCATCCTCCACACCCATTATACGCTGTATGCTTTGAGGGCGGCGCGATAAATCATATACCTATTGGCAGCTTTCGTATTCTAAATTATGAGAACCGCCAGAGGCTTGTCGTGTTCTCTACTCTTTAGATACGCCGACAATCTTACTCGTGAACTCAGAGTTAAGGTTTTCTTCCCATGACCGTTTTGGTTGTTCGCAATCATATCCCATATTCATGGTAAAAAATTGGGCAGGAATTCTCCCAAAAAATTCTGATATTCTTCAAGTGCCGCAATTTCCACGATGCGGCGCGATTTTAAAGGAGGGTCAGATGTGAAACAATGGTGGAATACCCGGGGACAAAAACTCGTCGCCAAATTGAGAGATCCAAAAGGAAACGTCTTTATCGAAAATGGTATCTGGATCATTATCGTAGTGCTCGCGTCGTAGGTGATAATGCGAGAGCCTACGGATCGTCCGAGAAAGACTCGTCCCAGGTGGCGCAATGGGATGTGCCAGGGACCGTCTACTCGGATGGACGTTGGGCTGCCCCCACGGCCACTGGGCAGACTTCCTCTCCCGCGCTGCGCCACGTCACCGTAATGTGTCGGCCGGGATGACAGACAATGCGTTCGACCACCGACTGAATCCACGGCCGGGCGGTGGTGACGTCAGCGGTTAATGCCGCTTCCAATTGCGGAATCAGGGCCGCGACCCGCGCCGCCAGCCGTTGCGGATCGTCCAGTTGCGGCCAAGGCGCATGTAATACGGCTTCGCACTCGGCTTGTTCTGCGAGCAAGCGGGCTTTCGCCTGCTTATATTCGTCAATCGTATACGCTCCGGCGAGGGCCATCTCCTCGGCACGCGCCAGCATAGCTGGGATCGCCGCCAGCCGTTGCGCCGCCCGGTGCCGCGCGGCTTGGGCTTGAGCCATCACGGGATCATCCCCTAACCATCGGGCTACCTGCTCGGGCGTCGGAGCGGTTTGGACTTGCCGGAACTCCTCACGCAAAGCCCCCAAGACGGCGGCATCCAGATCGGCGACCGGGATTTTGGTCGCGGTGGAGCATTGTCCTTTCGTGTGATAGGCCCGACAACAATAGACCGGGGCCCGGCGACCGTCGGGTTGCCGCCGCCCGGTCCGCACCACCACCATCGAGGCGCCGCACGCCCCACACCGCACCAACCCGGAGAACAAATACGGCGAATCATGGGTGCGTCGCCCCAGGCTCTGCCGAATTCGGAGACGATCTTGTGCCCGATTCCACGTCTCCCGATCAATAATCGCCGGGTGCGTGTCCCGAATGATTTGCGGCGTCTGGCGCCGGACATGCGTGTGCCCCTCCCGATCCGTCTCCTGAATCCATCGTCCATAGATGGTATCCCCCACATAGGCTTCCCGCCGCAAGAGGCGTTCCACGGTTCGGACATCCCACGTCCCTGTGCGCCCGCGTTGACCGGGAATTCCGGCCGCATTGAGGCGTTGCGCAATGGCCCGAAACCCCAATTGGTCCTGAAGATACCACTGAAAGATCTGTTGCACTACGGGCGCTTCCTGGGGATCGGGCACCCAGGAATCCCCATGCGGTCGATAGCCAAACGGCCGTTCTCCATGCCGTTTACCTTGTTTGGCGCGTTCGGCTTGGCCGCCCTTGACTTTGCGGGATAGCTGCCGTCGAAAGTAATGGGCAAACATTGCCAGCATCATCATTTTGAGTTCACCATCCGGCGTTGTGAGGTCGAGATCGTCTGACACACTGGCAAACCGACAGCCGACGCGCTGCAATTCTTCCAAAAACAACATGGTCGATACCATGTCGCGGGTCAACCGATCCAATTCATTGACGACAATGCACTGGATCTGATCCCGTTGCACCCGCGCCAAAATCTCGCGCAATTCCCGGCGATTCGATCCGCCGGATTGCACATATTCGACAATATCCACGAGGTCCCAGTGGCGGTCGTGGCAATAAGCCCGAATCCGCGTGCGCTGGGCGGCAAAACTATAATGGGCATCCGTGGCTTGTTCTTTCGTCGAGACCCGGACGACACCTAAGACTCGCATGATGCATTCTCCTCCCCCTGCCCGGCATTATCGCGAGAACGCGCGTCCGGATCAAGACTGGGGATCGCCATCGGGGATTGTCGGGCGCGGGGCCAGAGCACATCGCGGAGCAACGCGTCCCAATACTGATGAGCCTCAGCCCTCGTCAAATGATTGGTACAGTGCACAATGACTGGGAATCGGGATGATGTCGCCACGGAAGAATCGACTCCTTTCACACATTTCGCCGTGTTGGTGTCTGATCGATCACAGAGCATTTCATCTCAGAACGGCGTCTCGGGAATACGACCACGCCGGGCTCCCGTGCGTACACAGGGAAGACCGGCGTGGTCAGCTTTTCGGGGCCGTAGGCCGCCTATGCGGTAGCAGTGGATGGACGAGGTTCCGCTATCAGGTGTTTTGTTGATTCTTCCAGGCCTCGATAATATAGGTCCAAAGCGATTCTTGCGAAACAATGGGAGCTTGGATGCGAATGGGTTCAGTGGCATCAGCGGGTAGAAATAACGCATCACCTTTCCCCAATAGGGTTTCCGCGCCCGGGCGATCCAAAATGACCTGAGAATCTGATGTGGAAGATGTCAGCAGGGCAATGCGAGTGGGCAAATTGGCTTTTAAGGGCGAACTAATGATATTGGCTAACGGATGTTGGGTGGCAATCCACAGATAAAACCCGGCTCCTCGGGCTTTTTGCCCTAATCGGCCAATGTTCCGTTCAAACTCTTTCAGCGTCTCCTTGTCCAGATGGTCCTTGAGATCTTTGTATTCATCGATCACTAACAGACGATAGGGCAAGGATAAGATGCCTCGCTGCCGTGCAGTAATTAAATCAGGGACTTTTAATTTGGCAAATTGTTTGTACCGGGTTTCTTGTTCATCGGCCCATTGTGCGACAAGGGCGACAACATCTTCCGGGTCAAGCAACACGGCATCAACATGCGGCATGTGATAAATCCAGGGAAAGGATGATCCCGCTTTGGGATCCACGACCGTAATCCGCAAATCCGACGGAGACATCGTAATCGTGATACTGGTGAGCATGGAGGAAATAACCGTCGTTTTGCCGCTATTCGTAGACCCTCCAATCAGGCAATGGGGCCATGTGGTAATATCCGACCACACAACACGGCCATTCGGAGTCACGCCCAAACAAATGGGAACCGCCATGCGTTGAATTTTCTGCCGATCATCGGGATCCGTTCGTGCCAACGCCGTCACCAGATCCACAAATTGGCGATCCGGACGGGGACGTTCCACGGCAATGACCCCGGGTTCGCCATCCACATAGGTCATGCGCAAAGGCAGATTCCCATGCCCCAATTGCCCCGCGAGCGTGGCGGATTCCGCCAAAATGCGTTTGGCTAACGCCGCCGGGGGGCGAATCTTGGCGACATCGACCGTGAGACCCCGTTGCCCGCCGATGGCCTCCACATCAGGGAACCCTAAGTGCGCTAACACCTGCACGACTTCCTGCACCCGGTCCGCGGGAAGCGGCGTCGTCAACAAGGGCAGGGGATTCGGCGCGGCAGACCGAAGATCCTGCCACGTCAATCCCTGCGCACCCCATCGCGTGGTATCCGATAACCCATCCTGCGTCGTCCGGGAGGCCGGAGAGGGTAAGTCGCCAGAGACGACCTGTTGGGACGGTCCGTGTTGGGGATCCCGTCCCCGGTGCACCACGCCTTCATCCGAGACCGTCCACGATCCGGGGACTCCCGCGTGATGCAAAGCGATTTCCGCCCATTGCGTTGCCCATTGCATCCAGGCTTGCATCATCTCCGCATCAAAACCATGGGACCACGCCGGATGGACGCCGCCGCCGTCCGCGACAATCTGAATCCGGCGCACAGGGCCCCCGTCCGGCCCGGTCATCCAGATGGCGTCGCCCAAACTCCGAGCCAATCCCGCATCCAACACGTGGGCCACCGTTTGCCACGTCGGATCGATGCCCGTGGAATTTCCCCCGGCCGTCCATGTCCGATGATACCGGTGAAAGGCTTCCGTCACCCATGATGGCTGATGAGTCAGCGTACCCAGCACAATCATTGGCCATCGCCAGAGCATCCAGTCCCGCCAGGTCTGGCCGTTGCGAACCGACGCCGGCGTGTGATAGAGCCATGCCAGTGTCCCGATGAGCACCCACAGGCCGCCGAGTCCCAAGCCCACGCCCCATCCGATGGCTCCCCACGCGATAGGAACATGATGTGAGGGCAACATGACTCCTCTCAGAGAAGAATGCCGTCCCGGAATCCGTCCCAATGTCCCGGGTGGCCGAGGGACGGAAAACGGTAACGGAGACCACAGGGCGTGCCAGGCCGCCGCGCCATTCCACGGCACCGCCGGAACCCAATGATGGATGGCCGCCACATGCCACCCCAACCCGATCATCACCAACAAAATGAGCCACGCCCACACGATGGCAACGCCTCCTTGTTCATCGGGGCTCAACCCGAGCGTCCGCTGACCCTTGGGGATCTATCCTGGGCTGCTAGTCAAAGGCATCCCCGGAACCACCCAGGGCAGACGGCACCCTCCGCAAAAGCAAGCGAGATGCCCCTGCATCAGGCATCTCGGCAATTTAACTCGGTTAACCTCGTTACAATGCAGTTACAAGTTCCGCAAGTGAGGCGACCATTGCATCCCTTCCACCAAATCGCGCCAATTCCACCGAACGCGCTGCTCATCCCCAATGAAATCTGGGAGGGCTTGGCGCACACGATGATACAAAGTTTCCGGATCCAGTTGAGCCGCAATCATCTCCACATCATGTGAATCGTGCCCAATCCAACGTCCCAACTTACTAATAACCCAATCATACGGATCGAGCCATCCCACCCGCAAATGCCTAAATTCCCAATTGCTCCATTGAATCCGGTCTTCCCAATCTTCTGGCATCCACATAACACTACCCGCACGAAACGAAATGCCAATTTGCTCGGCCATTTGAATCACTTGCTCCGAAGGAACCGAGGAAGTCAACAAAATCCCATCGAGATCATCGGTTTCTCGAATCGTTGTGGGATTATAAAACGCTAATGCAGCGCCTCCAACCACAATAATGACCGCCTCAGCATCAGGTGGCCACGCTGAATGACTATCAAGCATTTTAAGAGCCTGATGAACATTGTCCTGATTTGTTAAAAACATTTCTTCAAGTCTCCTCTAAATCGGTTCGGATCTCTCGATCCCGTTTGTATTCGGGATTAAGGGTCGGCAATCAATCCAGCCCTGCCCCCATCGTGTTTGAACACGGCCTTTGGCCGCGGCATCGATCGCGACGCGCAGATACATGACCCGGCGTTCGAGGCGCAACCAATCTCGCACCGGGCGGGATGGCCACTGCACGAGACTTTTCCAAAAGTCCGGCGGCCAAGTGGTCATCAAATAGGATGCGAGAGCCCACGTGGTGTCATTCGCATAATATCCCCAATGTAACGCCCCCCAAAACCATAACGCTTCCCGAATGGCCACCTGTTCATCGGGGGATGCTACCTCATATCCGGCCAAGACATCCGTGAACACCGCAGCATCACTCATCAGGAGCCACGGACCTTCCCAGACAGTGATCCGTGGGACAACCTGGGCCATCTGACGCAAGTGGTTCCAGGTCGCGCGGGTCCCGGGCAACGGGGTGCGCCATTGCTCGTCACGGGTCACCTTCGCAATTTCTTGTCCCATGACTTGGCGTAAGCCCGTTAACGACCAACGCACGGGAATCCATTGATAAACATTATTCCCCGACACCGCGGTCCCTCCCGATCCTGGTGTTAAGAACGTCACGTTTGAGCTGATTGTATCACGTCCGGCGCCCCCGATGCCTCAGTCCAATGAACTTGCTCACCGCCGAAACCTGACGGATTGAGGTCCTGGTTCGGCGTCCATTGTGTACTCACCACATCTTACGCCGATCGCTCTAGACGTGGTTTCGGACTGTTTCGACCCTATTTGCCGAAAAATCTGCTTTCATTTATGTGACGGGATCAGCAGTTCTATTGAAAGGCGAGGATTATCATGCAACAATTCTAAAGCTGGTATCGATCTAGCATATCGTCAATTAGCGCATAAGCAATTTTGGCAGTGTCATTGATATTGCGAAAGTCGTCTTTTGTGAGTTGCCAAAAGTACTTCGGATTTTCTTCATGGCTCGCCATCATGCTTCATCAATCATCATATTGATCTTATCGGCATTGGGTTTATACGATTCCATAACCTCGATAGCGTCGTTGTTGTAAATATCACCTTCACGAAAGTCCTCGCCAAATAACGCATAATGAGCAGCGGCCAAACCGAAAAGATGAGCGGCTTTTCGGAGAGAATCCTTACGACTAGCCATGAACGGTAGACTCCAGCATACGATCTCCTGCATTGGCTGTCGAATGGCGCGCTTGCCATATAACCTGTTCGGTCCGCCGCTTCAGAAGGCCCCCAACGTCTGGCGATTCCATAATGTGTTGAACTTCTCGTGACAGTTTTTGACTATTGGCGGTGCCGTTTAACGTTTGTTCCAGCACAACGAGCCTCTTAGCCAACTGACGGTATTCCCGCCCATCGTCCCCCCCACGGATCGTCCCACTGTTGCAGATCTTCCAGCTCGACCATGACATCTTGTGCCGCTCCCAGAACACTGAGAATCGGGGTGGGAACCGGTTCGCCCAATAGCGTCACATCTCCGAGCACGTACCCAGTTTTCATGATCCAATTCAGCGTAGGGTTGATGAGCCGATTGGCTCTTGCCCCTTTGATCGAAAGCCAATGCCAATCAACGTCAGGCCACCCCGTCTTTATGGACCGCCTTAATTCGACAATCTCTTGATCCCTCAACGGTTTGTCCCCGATCAGCATCATGTCATAGTCGCTTGACGGGCGAGGTATTCCATTCCATCGGGAACCATAGCAAATAACGATGCGACAAGAAGGCAATAGCGCAAGCACATCCGCCAAGCGAATGCGCCACGCCTGGGGAAGGACGTTCAAGTCGCTCAACTGTACTGGTTGACCCATAGGTTATCCGTCCTTTTTGTGACGCGTTATTAATATAAAGTATAACCCAAACAATGCCTCCTTTGACCTTGATTGCCGAACCGTTGGTCCGCGCTGGCATCCCACCCTTAACCATCCCGTTTTCCAATCCAATTTAACGTAGGCAAATCAAACATAGACTCCACCATAAGAATTATCCGAATTGGGGAAACATCTGGGAGTTTCTAAATGCAATTGGGGAATGGTCATCGTAAGGTTAGAACAGACTCGCAAATCATCCCACCCGTCAGCATCAGAACTAGCTGAGAAGTTCTCCTCCGACAAGCTCCCCAATTCCACTTCATGATTGATCCCGCAAAACTTTTCAGGCATGGCCCAACATTGGAAGACTTCGGACCATGCCTGAACCACACGGAATAATCGTTACTGGACCACTGGCGAAAATGCTGGCTTAGAGGTTATCAATGGCCATGTCATGAATAATTTCGACCGTGCGACGATAATGGACATCCCGAGAGCACCGCACTACGAGATCCCATGCCTTTAAGATCGCGGGATCACGCTGAATCCCTGTATTCCACGTCATCAGCAGTCCCGGATAGGGATGATGAACAACAGCATGCAAAATCTCCGAACCATCACCTTCGTGATCAATGATCACGTAATCAGGGGATATTGTCTGTACGAGATCGAGAGTAGACATCGTAAGCGGTCCGGTGATGCGCAGATCTCGTGCCCCTGGCAACGATGGCCACTCGTTCAGTGGTTGGACAATCACCACCGATTGATCGGGCATCAAACTTTCGTGGAGAAGAGCTCGCAAGAGCGTCGTTTTACCGGTTCCTGATGATCCAGTCACCAGCAAGCGATGGTGTTGCCGAACATGGGTTACGAGCCGATAGGCCGTCTCTGCGCTTAATATCTGCTGATCCACCAAATCCCACATGGATAACGAAACTGTTGTGGTCATCCGAGTGATCCCTCCATTGTTCACTACATTGTCGATAAATCCCAGCCCGGACCATACGGGATTCTTTTTTGAAACATTCGTTATCCCGACGTTCACCGGCCTAAAAAAGCCGAGTCCTACGCGGACTCGGTCTGAACGATGAGCTTTGTGACAATGCTCGATTAAAGATACACTTCCGCTCCCAAGATTCCGTATGGACTGAACCGTTCGGAGCTTTACGGTACGACAAAGCCTTTAACGCGCCCAATATTTCTCCCTGCTAGAGATAACACAGAAAATGTTAGTCACACTTCCCTCTCACCGTTATGCTCCGCAAAATCAAGTAATGCGGCTTGCGTAGCTTCATACGCTTCCATTACCCAGTTTTTCCACTGTTCTTCCGTAAACACATATTTGTCAGGATATCGGAATTGACTAGGAAAATCCCCTAGTTCTGGCACATAACCATCGAGATCGGCATATGATAACACATGTTGGCTATATCCCGGCGGCAGTTGGGTATAAATGAATGCCATGTTCACTCATCCTTCCAGTTTCTTGGATTTTGACGCTGTGAACCTGTTGAACCGTTAATTCTTCTGATCGGAACAAAAATAATACGATGTCTCGTGGTCTGCATACGCATTAGCCCACCCGCTTTCGTACCGGGCGGTAGTATGATGAATAGATGTTCCGCAAATATGACATACCATTTTATCCCCCAGGATCCTAAGCATTTTCGATGGGATACTCAGTCCCCGTACAGTTCCGGCATCTCCTGACGGCATGCGTCACACACTAAATCGCCTAGGGCATCGGATTCTCCGTGGGCCTCACAAACATACTTGTGACAGACCACACACACCGCATCGGGGTCTCCGTGGATCTCACAAAAAGACTTGATACAGACCCCACACTGATAGATCCCGGGCCGCCGACAGCGCCAACATTGTAGCATCTCGTCCATGATGTCTCCTCCGTTCCCCCAACACGCGGGTCATCTTCGGCGTCTAATGGTCTTCCTCATACCCATCAAACCACACGACTTGCCCTTGCTCGTCAATCTTATGCGTATCCTCTCGCCGGCAATGCGCTTGCGCGTCCTCTAGCGTTAATCCCCGTTGAATGACGCGCCGATGCCCATCCCGATAAAAGCGCACGATCCGATACATCTGGATCGACCTCCCGTAAAGACATGATTGCGGGCCATGACGCCCATAAAAATCCCCACCTTCTTAACCGAAGGCGGGGGACGACGGGGGGCATATGCCAAGGAGTGGCCGGCTCAGAGTCTTCAACAGGAATATTGATTTCCGTTAAGGCGGAATAGGTCGGCGGCACGCCACAGGCTTTTTGCGCCCACCCCCCAGTCCACCGTCCGCAGAAAGGGCGTGCGTGGTTGGGCGATGGAAAACAGGATGACACTCATAGCACACCTCTCCTTTGTCAGATATTTACGTTTGCTGAGGGATCCTCGGCTTCCCATTCGGCATTCGATCTCCCACAATGACCGGATTTTTCAGGCATTCCCCCAGGTTCTTGCTTGTGATTGGCACACATGATACAATAAACAATCATGATAGTTCTGAGTATCAGGATAATGATGCCCGGAGGGATGCAGATATGATAACCGTGACTACACGGGTAAATGGCCCGCGTTATCAAACAACCGTTCCACGGGCCATCCGGGAAAAATTACACATTGATCGAGGGTCCGTTCTGATATGGACGATTCAATCTGACGGTCACGTGA is a window encoding:
- a CDS encoding glucose-6-phosphate dehydrogenase assembly protein OpcA; this encodes MESQTLHWDHPNIKGPELLELLRTSVPQSLGGVIPVTATVLTLGLYVKGIPTTDWIGFAGKIARVHPARVLIINPISADGDDTSTQVDAQLSATITYRRPNDPPILFSECVQMNLKGGLANHWIDLVQSLIKSDLPAYLLWLGVPPLPGFRWDLLSTGFTHLVIDTEQTGLGPWKTAILTGKPLGMVVDDLYWQRLGLWRAHWANLTDYPEGLRTLTHPDKIVIEWPVSKSTGWRLLVGWLMDRLHWQVVDVEPTYMTITTEHGQIIPIEIHNADDPAFSFYHGPYILSSQEVEDELQSKLHQGSEVLYEMVDPCNIADPVTDVVKLLNRGHDQLFDQALTALILNERV
- the pgl gene encoding 6-phosphogluconolactonase, with product MPRGHIHISPSLEDVVDNLTHWLIEEAHNAIQDHGHFRLALSGGSTPKALYSYLAQEPYQSQIDWSRTEIFFSDERDVPPTHPDSNYQMANKALLARLKTPPWAIHRWYTEYSPPLALADYRAHLTANGTASYPPSLDVILLGLGPEGHTASLFPDQPVLQSHDIVAHVFVPSHHSWRYTFTLPLINHAHQIAFLVTGESKQAIISELFLEHCDVPAARVNPVHGELHWFLDKASAKAISQS
- a CDS encoding recombinase family protein, yielding MRVLGVVRVSTKEQATDAHYSFAAQRTRIRAYCHDRHWDLVDIVEYVQSGGSNRRELREILARVQRDQIQCIVVNELDRLTRDMVSTMLFLEELQRVGCRFASVSDDLDLTTPDGELKMMMLAMFAHYFRRQLSRKVKGGQAERAKQGKRHGERPFGYRPHGDSWVPDPQEAPVVQQIFQWYLQDQLGFRAIAQRLNAAGIPGQRGRTGTWDVRTVERLLRREAYVGDTIYGRWIQETDREGHTHVRRQTPQIIRDTHPAIIDRETWNRAQDRLRIRQSLGRRTHDSPYLFSGLVRCGACGASMVVVRTGRRQPDGRRAPVYCCRAYHTKGQCSTATKIPVADLDAAVLGALREEFRQVQTAPTPEQVARWLGDDPVMAQAQAARHRAAQRLAAIPAMLARAEEMALAGAYTIDEYKQAKARLLAEQAECEAVLHAPWPQLDDPQRLAARVAALIPQLEAALTADVTTARPWIQSVVERIVCHPGRHITVTWRSAGEEVCPVAVGAAQRPSE
- a CDS encoding FtsK/SpoIIIE domain-containing protein, whose translation is MWAWLILLVMIGLGWHVAAIHHWVPAVPWNGAAAWHALWSPLPFSVPRPPGTLGRIPGRHSSLRGVMLPSHHVPIAWGAIGWGVGLGLGGLWVLIGTLAWLYHTPASVRNGQTWRDWMLWRWPMIVLGTLTHQPSWVTEAFHRYHRTWTAGGNSTGIDPTWQTVAHVLDAGLARSLGDAIWMTGPDGGPVRRIQIVADGGGVHPAWSHGFDAEMMQAWMQWATQWAEIALHHAGVPGSWTVSDEGVVHRGRDPQHGPSQQVVSGDLPSPASRTTQDGLSDTTRWGAQGLTWQDLRSAAPNPLPLLTTPLPADRVQEVVQVLAHLGFPDVEAIGGQRGLTVDVAKIRPPAALAKRILAESATLAGQLGHGNLPLRMTYVDGEPGVIAVERPRPDRQFVDLVTALARTDPDDRQKIQRMAVPICLGVTPNGRVVWSDITTWPHCLIGGSTNSGKTTVISSMLTSITITMSPSDLRITVVDPKAGSSFPWIYHMPHVDAVLLDPEDVVALVAQWADEQETRYKQFAKLKVPDLITARQRGILSLPYRLLVIDEYKDLKDHLDKETLKEFERNIGRLGQKARGAGFYLWIATQHPLANIISSPLKANLPTRIALLTSSTSDSQVILDRPGAETLLGKGDALFLPADATEPIRIQAPIVSQESLWTYIIEAWKNQQNT
- a CDS encoding DUF6036 family nucleotidyltransferase, yielding MFLTNQDNVHQALKMLDSHSAWPPDAEAVIIVVGGAALAFYNPTTIRETDDLDGILLTSSVPSEQVIQMAEQIGISFRAGSVMWMPEDWEDRIQWSNWEFRHLRVGWLDPYDWVISKLGRWIGHDSHDVEMIAAQLDPETLYHRVRQALPDFIGDEQRVRWNWRDLVEGMQWSPHLRNL
- a CDS encoding Flp pilus assembly complex ATPase component TadA; the protein is MTTTVSLSMWDLVDQQILSAETAYRLVTHVRQHHRLLVTGSSGTGKTTLLRALLHESLMPDQSVVIVQPLNEWPSLPGARDLRITGPLTMSTLDLVQTISPDYVIIDHEGDGSEILHAVVHHPYPGLLMTWNTGIQRDPAILKAWDLVVRCSRDVHYRRTVEIIHDMAIDNL
- a CDS encoding AbrB/MazE/SpoVT family DNA-binding domain-containing protein; its protein translation is MITVTTRVNGPRYQTTVPRAIREKLHIDRGSVLIWTIQSDGHVIVSTLPEDFSIPFEKESSS